ATTCAATAATTGTTTAACAGGCTATATTCATTATCCCACAACATGGGCTCATTAAAAAATAGAATCAACTTTTGAATTAGCTAAGACTATTTGCATACTATATAGAGGTTCCACATTGATGATTGTTGAAGTATGAGTCTTGATGTTAATTTTGCATGTATCCCTATTGCATGTCATATTAACGTTGATTTTTCAATTAAtaccttcttttcttttcattttctacATATACATAGTCCTGTTGATCTTATTATGATACACTGAAAACTGAAATCTTGAAATTTTTGTTATTTGTGGTCTCTGCTTCCATTGTGCAAAACATGTTTGAATGCAGAATCCACTTAAGGTATACATAATAGGAAGTCTATGCATGCCATGGTTTCTTGGCTTATGGGCTGAACAATTACTGGATTAGTATTTTACCGTTGAGTTGATTTCTGTCACAAGCTCctaaaattgatgaaatttgtTTCAAATTATATATTAGTCAGTGCATACAACTGGCATAAAAAATTTCAGTTTATGTTTGAGATGATTAACACTGCAATTGCTTTTGCTCTGTGACCTACCTGCAAAAGGCATCCAAATATTAGCAGCCAAAGTGGGGCAATCTGCCTGGACATCTTGAAAGACCAATGGAGCCCCGCACTTACTCTAAAGACAGCACTTCTCTCTGTCCAAGCACTGCTCTCTGCTCCTCAGCCTGATGACCCTCAAGATGCTGTAGTAGCACAACAAGTATGATTCTCTATGCTTTTTAGCTTCAGCCAGTAGTACCTGTGCTCGTCtttcacacacacacacacacacatatatataatcTTTATGTTGATTGTGGGAGTCTAGAGACTTTCAGTTTTTCTTGCCTCCTTGTTTATTTCACGCCGTTGGACATTTGTACTTAAAGATAATTAGCACTCTAGCAAAGTTTGAACTTGATTTCCTTTTTGTATCTTAGGTTCACTTACTTTACAACCAAGCTCGCAGCTTCACTTGAGATTTCAAGTTTAACTGTAGTTGGAATTTTTTGCTGTATTTTCGCAAATGGTTTTATTGTAAAATGTGGGTATGCCCTACTATATTGGATATGCTACTTGTGTTTACTTACATGGTTGTGAGTTTTGATCGTGATTTTGGACTTCAACAAGTTTCTGTGGTCATTCCAGATTTAAATACATGTTACACTGTATTAGCATTGATGGGATGCATTGCtatttgaagttcatgaaaatACAACTGATTGCAAATTATGCAGGTACCCAATTgcttaagaaaaaaatatgggACTGGTGGTGTTGAGAGTTTCATAATCTTGCCAAGTTTTTGTCCCATTTGTTTTGACACCTCTGCATGCAATGTTTAGACTTCAGCCTTTTCTGTTAATCGTGTTTCTCTTGTGTGTGTAATTGAGTCAAATTTCTGTTATATTATGAGTTAGTTTATGTGGACTTCGCAGTATCTCAAGGACTATCAGACTTTTGTTGGCACAGCCCGCTACTGGACAGAAACTTTTGCCAAGAGTTCACGTCTTGGAGTCGAGGAAAAGGTACGTTGAGTTTTTTTTGGGTGGGGCTTAACTCCACTCATCTCTCTTAAAAAATGCATGTATCTCTTGGCTGACAATATTTTCTTTTCTGAGCAAATTAAGGAGTTAATGTGGTACTTGCGTAATGGTTGGAGTAATCTGCATTACATTTGTGAATTTCAATAAAGAATGATTTAATGTTTGGAATTGAAGACTTGATAAGCGAGTGGTGGATTGTTATAGGTACAGAAACTTGTCGAAATGGGATTTTCTGAAGCTTTGGCGAGGAGTGCGCTGGATTCTGTCGGGGGTGATGAAAACTTGGCACTTGAAAAGCTTTGTTCCGGGTAGAAAGGATTGGCTGCAAATGCTGGGTGTTATATCTAGATACAAAAGGTTAATATGAATATAGGGTTCCCATATTTAGTCCTTTTTTCGTTTTAGGTATCAGTTTTTCTCTCTTGGGTTGTTTTTAACTCCGGCACACATGAACATCTCGTCGGAGTTGCTAAAACTaaagaattgaattgaactgttTTTAAATCACTGATTATTAAGGTAAATGACTGATTTGTATGGTACCCACGCAGATTTTCAGAATGTTATGTTTGGTACATAGTAAATACAGATGCATATGATCTCACAAATGAAGTATTGTGTTTGCGAAGTTGCTTGTGTAGCCATATGATATGATAGGAGATAGAAGAGGACTTCATGTGACAGTAAGGATATTATGAATCAATAGGTGCAATTTACCCATTAATACAAATATAAGTACATATATTATTTATCATCAAAAAAATAAGTACATATATTATTTTCCGCCCCTAAATTCGGCTATCGGTTGAGTTGGAATCAATGAAATTTTGTGGTTATTATTATATATCAATCAGTTGAGTTGAGTTGGAACCTAGAATTCAGCCCTTTTAGTTTCTAGTTTGATGGGCAACATCTAATCTATCTTATCATATCTAAATAACATTTCAGCCACAAACTCCTCCTATTTTAACCAAATGTGATCACAGATGGATACATCTGcatatatgtaaaaaattatGTTATCTTGACACTTCCAATCCTAATTTTCTGATGACAAGAGGCCAGAAATATCCCTAACAGGGGTGATAAGCGAAACCCCTAGATCCTCCTTTGTCTCTGCCAATTAATATGATTGATGTGAATAGTTAGTATATTGTCATCCGCTCAGATATAGAGTTATCATCTTAGCCATCACTTTGGCACTTTAATGTAGCTTTCCGGTTTTCTTAGGCCTTGTTTGGATGAGGGTATTTTAAAGTAAAGTAAGGTAGGGTAAGGTAAGTGAAGTGAATAAAATAATTTGTTGTGTTTAGATAGAAAGTagggtaagtgatgatttaataatataattgtgTTTGTTTTGATAGTAAGGTAAAGTAAGGTAAGGTAAGTTATATgcaaaattacttttatatccaAACAATgtcttattttaaaataaaatatagaggGTAATTTTGGGGAAAAAAAATCTGTCACCTCCCTACCCTCCAATTTGGTGTGTAAAGAAAATCAGCCAAATTTCACCTCACCTACCCTCACCTAGTATTACATTCAATTACACCTTAAAACAAACAAGATTAGTTACCATCACTTACTTTAAAATACAATGTAACTCCCACTATTATTTGCAATCCTATAAACATAGTTAATGAAGCCAATTTTGCCTCATGATTAGCATCATCTCATCATTTAATGGTCTTTTATTTTAACTATGAAATGCAATATACATACATAACTGGGGAAGAGTAATAATACATACTGCTCATCAAGAGAAATTAGGAGTAATAATAAACAACAGAGGGTCTTCTTCTAGGATGAGGAGGTTGACAAACAAGGAAGATTAAGATAGCCAAGACCAGAGCCAGCAGCAATGGCATCAATATATCATCTGAATCTGAGCAGCAACCCATCACTTCACCTTTCAATTCTTCTGATTTTGATTCTCTTTTTTTATGTGAATACCAACAACATTTTGATGTGTGAAAGATATGCTCCTATCCACACCACCCATATCAACAACCAATATACACATGACATGTGTCCCAAACTATTTTTCATTTCTACTTTTGTAAATTATTGTATGTACATAAAAAGTACTGTTAAGAAACACACAACACCATTAGAATTATGAGTTTATTTTATCGGGTGTTTTTCTCTCGGTATGCCAATGGAATTACTGGAAGATTTGTAAGCAGTTCGGTGTTGGGTTCGATAAAAGTTTGACCGTGCCTGGTTCAGCGTTCGGTTTGATGATACAACTTTGGTGTTCCAATCTGAAGACATTTTGTATCTACCCGCCCTCAAAGTTGAAATCTTGTAGGAAGATTTCTAATTGGCAGAATAATAAAACTGTCAATCATGAAAAATACATTGGCGTGTATTATGGAATTGATCCCGAGGCTTCAGACAAGGCCCCGATGGATTGTTATCTGAGTACTAACAAGTTTAAGCccagattaaaaaaaattgtattcgGAGGGTTCTTCTGGTTAGGCCAAACAGACGTATAAGTGTCCAAACTTATTTTCTTGATGAAAGTTAATTGTAATTATTCGAAggttgaaataataataataaaaagcttGTTTAtaatggttttgtttttttatggaTCCTATTAATTGTAAGGGTGGGCTTGCtttgatttgaaaaaaaaaaaaaaaaaaaaaaaaaaagaatatggCCAACTCATTGGCTTTTATAGAAATCATATAAACGTTAAAATTTGCATTCAGGGTACTAGTTAATGACGTTTTTACgggttttattttaatttttttttagtgagAGCACGTGGACAAGAGTCTTGGCAGCTTATAGAAGATCTTTGTAATTTATCTCCCATCCATCGGGAGATAATAAAGTGATTTTAATGATTTCTTGCGCCATTTAGAGAAAAATGGTGGGAAGTAATCATCACCCCTAATCGCTTCTAAGGGGTTTTGGGGAAATTGTTGAAGATTATGAACTACCTGAATCAATATGGTGGGTTACTAGTAACACTTGGGAAATAGGTAAGGGAACAACTCATTATAATGAAGAAAAGCTGAATCGATGCAAATTCGAAATGGCACTCTCTCTTCACTAACACTAAGGTTATCAACGACGATGTTTCCTGTTCAGACCACTCTTcccttttcctcttcctttgaAAACTCTTGGATTCGGGAAGAAGATTGTAGACGGTTTGGAACTCTTTAGGGTCAGTTTATATTCAGGCCCGTATAAAGTAGTGCGGTGAGTTTCTTCAGCCTTATGGTGATCAAAATTCATGCTCAAATCCGTGATAAAATTTCTGAACTATGGTGATCAGATTAAATAACTAAAGCACCATCATGATTCATTGTCGCAACTAATGCTTCTAGAAAAACGAAATGTTTTGCACGATTTACTTTTGCAGCAAGAAGTTTACTTGCACCAACGGTCTAAGAAAATGTGGTTAGCTTTTGGGGACTCTAACTCAAAATATTTTCACGATCAGTGACCCACAGAACAAAGAAAAATATGTTGTAGAAGAAACAAAAAATATGATAGTGGGGTTTGGTATGATTGGAATTCAGGTCTGGATTCACTCTTATCTTAGTATTTcaatatatttattttctaatgGTTGGTCTGTGCAGTATTCACATGGATCTtaatgacaaaataaatttggtcattcaccgttagatctaggcttattaaattttagtcttaggatgctttgaatctacaccataggattctaataagtctagatctaacggtgaatgaccagaTATTATATGATCACTAAGGTTCATGTGATCAAATCGGTGGATTATATTGTGAATAATGTGCAAAATTGTATATCTACTGAGGATAACAATGCTCTGTTAAGCCCCTTTATCACTATTGAAATAAAAGATGTTGTGTTCTATATACGTCTTGATAAAGTTCAGGTCCAAACAATTTCAGTCCTTGTTTTATCATAAGTTTTGGGATGTTGTAGATGACCAAGTTACTATTTATTGTC
The DNA window shown above is from Euphorbia lathyris chromosome 1, ddEupLath1.1, whole genome shotgun sequence and carries:
- the LOC136227889 gene encoding ubiquitin-conjugating enzyme E2 27 isoform X1, coding for MMDFARVQKELQECSRDIGSSGITVSPKSDNLARLTGTIPGPIGTPYEGGTFQIDISLPDGYPFEPPKMKFTTKVWHPNISSQSGAICLDILKDQWSPALTLKTALLSVQALLSAPQPDDPQDAVVAQQFMWTSQYLKDYQTFVGTARYWTETFAKSSRLGVEEKVQKLVEMGFSEALARSALDSVGGDENLALEKLCSG
- the LOC136227889 gene encoding ubiquitin-conjugating enzyme E2 27 isoform X2 encodes the protein MMDFARVQKELQECSRDIGSSGITVSPKSDNLARLTGTIPGPIGTPYEGGTFQIDISLPDGYPFEPPKMKFTTKVWHPNISSQSGAICLDILKDQWSPALTLKTALLSVQALLSAPQPDDPQDAVVAQQYLKDYQTFVGTARYWTETFAKSSRLGVEEKVQKLVEMGFSEALARSALDSVGGDENLALEKLCSG